Proteins encoded together in one Neobacillus sp. FSL H8-0543 window:
- a CDS encoding putative DNA-binding protein, which translates to MLEKTTRMNYLYDFYHSLLTPKQQSYMSLYYLDDYSLGEIAEEYDVSRQAVYDNIKRTGAMLEEYEEKLLLFGKFIERSNLLRHLKELINEDHPSKQAMLEAVAELENLD; encoded by the coding sequence ATGCTTGAAAAGACGACGCGAATGAATTATCTCTATGATTTTTACCATTCGTTGTTAACACCTAAGCAACAAAGCTATATGTCTCTCTATTATTTAGATGATTACTCACTTGGAGAAATTGCAGAAGAGTATGATGTAAGCCGTCAAGCAGTTTATGATAACATAAAGCGGACGGGTGCAATGCTTGAAGAGTATGAAGAAAAGCTATTATTATTCGGTAAATTTATCGAGCGCAGCAATCTTTTAAGGCATTTGAAAGAATTGATCAACGAAGATCACCCTTCTAAGCAGGCAATGTTAGAAGCTGTTGCCGAGCTTGAGAATTTAGATTAG
- a CDS encoding YlqD family protein, giving the protein MQLIQTVVVKQILTENSKQKLLDKYNVQKLQLQKECSQFQFEMKRLEKTNKFSPLALKNHFEKEINKRQEKEKLLEFQMEQLHMLPLGSELKEKEVQALVDVKVGDVWDEGFGESTIIIRDGIIDEIR; this is encoded by the coding sequence TTGCAACTTATTCAAACTGTTGTAGTGAAACAAATATTAACGGAAAATAGCAAACAGAAGCTTTTAGATAAATATAATGTTCAAAAACTGCAGCTCCAAAAGGAATGCAGCCAGTTTCAATTTGAAATGAAAAGATTAGAAAAAACAAATAAATTTTCACCACTAGCATTAAAGAATCATTTTGAAAAAGAAATTAATAAGCGCCAAGAAAAAGAGAAGCTCCTAGAGTTTCAAATGGAACAACTACATATGCTACCATTAGGCAGTGAACTAAAGGAAAAGGAAGTTCAGGCACTCGTTGACGTCAAGGTTGGAGATGTTTGGGATGAGGGGTTCGGTGAATCAACAATTATTATTAGAGATGGTATCATTGATGAAATACGATGA
- the trmD gene encoding tRNA (guanosine(37)-N1)-methyltransferase TrmD yields MMKIDVLTLFPEMFSGVFGQSILQKAAEKSAVQYNVVNFREYADNKHKTVDDYPYGGGAGMVLKPQPLFDAVAALTEQAESENPRVILLCPQGERYDQRKAEELAGLDHLIFICGHYEGYDERIREHIVTDEISIGDYVLTGGEIGAMVVIDSVVRLLPEVLGNEESHMKDSFSTGLLEHPHYTRPAEYNGMKVPDVLLSGNHKLIDEWRTKEALRRTLLRRPDLLEKIELTKDQEKLLKEVKKEYD; encoded by the coding sequence ATGATGAAAATTGATGTTCTCACATTATTTCCAGAAATGTTTTCTGGTGTATTTGGGCAATCAATTTTGCAAAAGGCGGCTGAAAAATCTGCCGTACAATATAATGTGGTAAATTTCCGGGAATATGCGGATAACAAACATAAGACTGTGGATGATTATCCCTATGGGGGTGGGGCAGGTATGGTTTTAAAACCTCAGCCCTTATTCGATGCAGTTGCAGCACTTACTGAACAAGCAGAAAGTGAAAATCCGCGGGTAATCCTTCTGTGTCCGCAGGGTGAACGGTATGATCAGCGGAAAGCTGAGGAATTAGCGGGTCTGGACCATTTGATTTTCATTTGTGGTCACTATGAAGGGTATGACGAAAGGATTCGTGAGCATATCGTAACCGATGAAATATCTATTGGAGACTATGTATTAACAGGTGGGGAAATAGGTGCGATGGTCGTAATTGATAGCGTGGTTCGTCTTTTACCTGAAGTACTTGGGAATGAGGAATCTCACATGAAGGATTCATTTAGTACAGGGTTACTAGAACATCCTCATTATACAAGACCAGCCGAATATAATGGTATGAAGGTTCCAGATGTCCTTTTGTCAGGGAACCATAAATTAATTGATGAATGGCGTACGAAAGAAGCTTTACGACGCACACTGCTTAGACGCCCTGACCTCCTAGAAAAAATAGAATTAACTAAGGACCAAGAAAAGCTACTAAAGGAAGTAAAAAAAGAATATGACTAG
- the rimM gene encoding ribosome maturation factor RimM (Essential for efficient processing of 16S rRNA), translating into MDKWFNVGKIVNTHGIKGEVRVVSTTDFPEQRYKAGNMLYLFMPKSTNPIELTVKNHRSHKNFELLTFEGLENINEVEKFRDGILKVPESQLGDLEEDEFYFHEIIGCVVITEDGEEIGKITEVLTPGANDVWTVKGKGGKEVYIPYIHDVVKKVNVKEKKVIIKPMEGLLS; encoded by the coding sequence ATGGATAAATGGTTTAATGTTGGGAAAATCGTCAATACCCACGGAATAAAAGGAGAGGTGCGGGTGGTCTCAACCACGGATTTCCCAGAACAACGTTACAAGGCTGGAAATATGTTGTATTTGTTTATGCCAAAATCAACAAATCCAATTGAACTAACAGTCAAAAACCACCGGAGCCATAAAAATTTTGAACTCTTAACATTTGAAGGGCTTGAAAATATTAATGAGGTTGAGAAGTTTAGAGATGGTATTTTGAAAGTCCCTGAATCACAGCTGGGGGATTTAGAGGAAGATGAATTTTATTTTCATGAGATTATTGGCTGTGTTGTAATAACGGAAGACGGAGAAGAAATCGGGAAGATAACAGAAGTTCTTACCCCAGGTGCGAATGATGTTTGGACGGTAAAAGGTAAAGGCGGGAAAGAAGTTTATATCCCATATATACACGACGTTGTAAAGAAAGTGAATGTCAAAGAAAAAAAGGTAATAATCAAGCCGATGGAAGGGTTACTTTCATGA
- the rpsP gene encoding 30S ribosomal protein S16, with protein MAVKIRLKRMGAKKTPFYRIVVADSRSPRDGRYIEVVGTYNPVTQPAQVQLNEELVLKWLQDGAKPSDTVRNLFSKEGIMEKFHNAKLSK; from the coding sequence ATGGCAGTAAAAATTCGTTTAAAACGTATGGGAGCTAAAAAAACTCCTTTCTATCGTATTGTAGTAGCAGATTCTCGTTCTCCTCGTGATGGACGCTATATTGAAGTAGTTGGAACTTATAACCCAGTTACTCAACCAGCACAAGTTCAGCTTAACGAAGAATTAGTTCTAAAATGGTTACAAGACGGTGCAAAGCCATCTGATACAGTTCGTAACCTTTTCTCAAAAGAAGGCATCATGGAGAAATTCCATAATGCTAAGCTTAGCAAGTAA
- a CDS encoding KH domain-containing protein — protein sequence MKQLIETVVKPLVDFPEDVQVNVEEGDQRITYHLSVNKTDMGKVIGKQGRVAKAIRTVVYAAGSSQQKKIFLEISE from the coding sequence ATGAAGCAATTAATTGAAACGGTTGTTAAGCCCCTTGTTGATTTTCCAGAAGACGTTCAAGTGAATGTTGAAGAAGGGGATCAACGCATCACCTACCATTTGTCAGTCAACAAGACAGACATGGGTAAAGTAATTGGCAAACAAGGGCGCGTTGCAAAGGCCATTAGAACTGTTGTCTACGCAGCAGGATCATCACAACAAAAGAAAATTTTTCTGGAAATTAGTGAATAG
- the rplS gene encoding 50S ribosomal protein L19 yields the protein MQQLIKEITQEQIRTDLPAFRPGDTVRVHVKVIEGTRERIQLFEGVVIKRRGGGISETFTVRKISYGVGVERTFPVNTPKIAKLEVLRRGKVRRAKLYYLRKLRGKKARIKEIR from the coding sequence ATGCAACAATTAATTAAAGAAATCACACAAGAACAAATTCGTACTGATCTTCCTGCTTTCCGTCCTGGTGATACTGTACGTGTACACGTAAAAGTTATCGAGGGTACTCGCGAGCGTATTCAGTTATTCGAAGGTGTTGTGATTAAGCGTCGTGGTGGTGGAATTAGCGAAACTTTCACAGTTCGTAAGATTTCTTACGGAGTAGGCGTAGAGCGTACTTTCCCTGTAAACACACCTAAAATTGCGAAGCTTGAAGTATTGCGTCGCGGTAAAGTTCGCCGTGCTAAGCTATACTACCTACGTAAGCTACGTGGTAAAAAAGCTCGTATTAAAGAAATCCGATAA
- the lepB gene encoding signal peptidase I: MTKKKNELWEWTKALLIAVALAAVIRYFLFAPIVVDGLSMMPTLQHQDRMIVNKLGYEIGEPKRFDIIVFHAPEEKDYIKRVIGLPGDKIEYKDDTLYVNGKPYEEPYLDEYKKQVEGPLTDPFTLEETPVGSTTVPEGELFVMGDNRRFSKDSRHIGTIAFDKIIGKTSIVYWPLKDAHIVK, from the coding sequence ATGACAAAAAAGAAAAATGAGCTCTGGGAATGGACAAAGGCGCTTTTAATAGCTGTGGCACTTGCAGCTGTGATCCGGTACTTTCTTTTTGCCCCAATTGTGGTTGATGGCTTATCAATGATGCCTACACTTCAGCATCAAGACCGTATGATTGTTAATAAGTTAGGCTATGAAATAGGCGAACCTAAACGATTTGATATCATCGTTTTTCATGCACCAGAAGAGAAAGATTACATAAAACGAGTGATCGGTCTGCCAGGCGATAAAATTGAGTATAAAGATGATACATTATATGTGAATGGTAAACCATATGAAGAACCATACTTGGATGAATATAAGAAACAAGTTGAAGGCCCGTTAACTGACCCCTTTACTCTCGAAGAGACACCAGTAGGCAGTACAACGGTCCCAGAAGGTGAATTATTCGTCATGGGTGATAACCGGCGATTCAGTAAAGATAGCCGTCATATTGGTACCATTGCATTTGATAAAATAATTGGCAAAACAAGTATTGTTTATTGGCCATTAAAAGATGCACACATCGTGAAATAG
- the ffh gene encoding signal recognition particle protein codes for MAFEGLADRLQNTIQKIRGKGKVSEADIKEMMREVRLALLEADVNFKVVKDFVKKVSERAIGQDVLKSLTPGQQVIKIVNEELTELMGGEQSKIAVSNRPPTVIMMVGLQGAGKTTTSGKLANLLRKKYNRKPMLVAADIYRPAAIKQLETLGKQLDIPVFSLGDQISPVEIAKQAIVKAKEEHHDYVLIDTAGRLHVDETLMGELKDIKELTKPDEIFLVVDAMTGQDAVNVAQSFNEQLGLTGVVLTKLDGDTRGGAALSIRAVTQTPIKFVGLGEKLDALEPFYPERMASRILGMGDVLTLIEKAQSNVDEEKAKELEQKMRTATFTLDDFLEQLGQVRNLGPLDELLKMMPGANKIKGLNNMQVDEKQIAHVEAVIRAMTKEEKNHPEILNSNRKRRIAKGSGRTVPEVNRLLKQFEDMKKMMKQMTGMQQKGKKKGGFKFPFKGF; via the coding sequence ATGGCATTTGAAGGATTAGCCGACCGACTGCAGAATACGATTCAAAAAATCCGCGGAAAAGGTAAGGTTTCAGAAGCGGATATAAAAGAAATGATGCGTGAAGTACGCCTTGCTCTATTAGAGGCAGATGTTAACTTTAAGGTTGTCAAAGACTTCGTTAAAAAGGTCAGTGAACGTGCGATTGGCCAAGACGTCTTAAAAAGCTTAACCCCAGGACAACAGGTTATTAAAATCGTTAACGAGGAACTAACCGAGTTGATGGGTGGAGAGCAAAGTAAAATAGCCGTATCGAATCGTCCGCCAACCGTCATTATGATGGTCGGACTACAAGGTGCAGGGAAAACCACAACTTCAGGGAAGCTTGCCAACCTGCTTCGTAAAAAGTATAACCGTAAACCAATGCTTGTTGCTGCAGATATTTACCGGCCAGCTGCAATAAAGCAGCTCGAAACGCTTGGAAAACAACTAGATATACCTGTCTTTTCTCTGGGTGACCAAATAAGTCCGGTTGAAATTGCTAAGCAAGCCATCGTGAAGGCAAAAGAAGAACATCATGATTATGTACTCATTGATACTGCTGGACGCCTTCATGTTGATGAAACACTAATGGGCGAGCTCAAGGACATCAAAGAACTTACGAAACCTGATGAAATCTTCTTGGTTGTCGATGCGATGACAGGGCAGGATGCCGTCAATGTAGCTCAAAGTTTTAATGAACAACTTGGTTTGACTGGAGTTGTATTAACAAAGCTTGATGGAGACACACGAGGCGGGGCCGCACTGTCGATACGTGCCGTAACACAAACACCAATAAAGTTTGTTGGCTTAGGCGAGAAACTGGATGCATTGGAGCCGTTTTATCCTGAGCGAATGGCGTCCAGGATACTTGGCATGGGTGATGTGCTTACGCTTATTGAAAAAGCACAGTCAAATGTTGATGAAGAAAAAGCTAAAGAGCTTGAACAGAAAATGCGTACAGCAACGTTTACGCTTGATGATTTCCTGGAACAACTTGGTCAGGTTCGGAATTTAGGACCACTTGATGAATTATTAAAAATGATGCCGGGTGCAAATAAAATCAAAGGCCTAAATAATATGCAAGTTGATGAGAAACAAATTGCGCATGTTGAGGCTGTAATCAGAGCGATGACCAAGGAAGAAAAAAATCATCCTGAAATCTTGAATTCAAACCGAAAGAGACGGATTGCCAAAGGAAGCGGACGAACTGTCCCCGAAGTAAACCGTTTATTAAAACAGTTTGAAGATATGAAAAAGATGATGAAACAAATGACAGGCATGCAGCAAAAAGGCAAGAAAAAAGGCGGATTTAAATTTCCGTTTAAGGGATTTTAG